The proteins below come from a single Parageobacillus thermoglucosidasius genomic window:
- a CDS encoding inorganic diphosphatase — MAFENKVVEAFIEIPTGSQNKYEFDKERGIFKLDRVLYSPMFYPAEYGYLQNTLALDGDPLDILVITTNPTFPGCVIDTRVIGYLNMIDSGEEDAKLIGVPVEDPRFDEVRSIEDLPQHKLKEIAHFFERYKDLQGKRTEIGTWEGPEAAAKLIDECIARYNETKNK, encoded by the coding sequence GTGGCGTTCGAAAATAAAGTTGTCGAAGCGTTTATCGAAATTCCGACAGGAAGCCAAAACAAGTACGAATTTGACAAAGAACGGGGCATTTTCAAACTGGACCGCGTCTTATACTCTCCAATGTTTTATCCGGCAGAATACGGATATTTGCAAAACACGCTTGCCTTAGATGGCGACCCGCTGGACATTTTAGTCATCACCACCAATCCAACATTCCCTGGCTGCGTGATTGATACACGCGTCATTGGTTATTTAAACATGATCGACAGCGGCGAAGAGGATGCGAAACTGATCGGTGTTCCTGTCGAAGATCCGCGTTTCGATGAAGTCCGTAGCATTGAAGATCTTCCGCAACATAAACTTAAAGAAATCGCTCACTTCTTTGAACGTTATAAAGATTTGCAAGGAAAACGGACGGAAATCGGCACATGGGAAGGTCCGGAAGCTGCCGCGAAACTTATTGATGAATGCATCGCCCGCTACAATGAAACCAAAAATAAATAA
- the serA gene encoding phosphoglycerate dehydrogenase, which yields MFRILVSDAISEEGLAPLRKSEQIEIVQKKVTEVEDQLHEFDALLVRSATKVTEELLSKMPNLKIIGRAGVGVDNIDVEAATKRGIVVINAPNGNTISAAEHTFAMMAALVRHIPQAHISVKSREWNRSAFVGTELQGKHLGIIGFGRIGSEVAKRARAFGMFVHVYDPFLTKEHAEKLGVSIHTLDEVLACSDIITVHTPLTKETKGLLGEKNLAKTKKGVYLINCARGGIIDEQALIPFLQNGHVAGVALDVFEQEPPGDHPLFAFDNVIFTPHLGASTVEAQLNVATQVAEEVLQFLEGKPVTSSINLPTLSKDVYEKIQAFYNLAKKMGTIASQYMNIPVQELSVTYAGTVADLETTYITRSLLAGFLRPRVASTVNEVNAAMIAKERGITYGEKFSDETYGYANCLSLTVHGENKTFTIKGTHIPNYGDRIVHFDGFTIDFAPEGHLLYIQHQDRPGMIGKVGNILGEHQINIATMQVGRQQAGGKAIMMLSLDKPIDDALLQKLTEIEDIETVKRVEV from the coding sequence GTGTTTCGCATTTTAGTTTCCGACGCAATTAGCGAAGAAGGATTAGCCCCATTACGAAAATCCGAACAAATTGAAATCGTACAAAAAAAGGTAACAGAAGTGGAAGATCAGCTTCATGAATTTGATGCCTTACTTGTTCGCAGCGCTACAAAAGTGACCGAAGAACTCCTTTCTAAAATGCCAAATTTAAAAATCATCGGGCGCGCTGGTGTGGGGGTTGACAATATTGATGTGGAAGCGGCAACAAAGCGCGGCATTGTCGTCATTAACGCGCCAAACGGAAATACGATTTCCGCCGCTGAACACACCTTTGCCATGATGGCCGCGCTTGTGCGCCATATTCCGCAAGCGCATATTTCTGTAAAATCCCGAGAGTGGAACCGCTCCGCTTTCGTCGGAACTGAATTGCAAGGAAAACATTTAGGCATTATCGGATTTGGCCGCATCGGCTCTGAAGTGGCCAAACGCGCCCGTGCGTTCGGTATGTTTGTTCATGTATATGACCCATTTTTGACAAAAGAACATGCAGAAAAACTTGGCGTATCGATTCATACACTCGATGAAGTGCTTGCCTGCTCGGATATTATCACTGTGCATACTCCATTAACGAAAGAAACAAAGGGGCTGCTTGGCGAAAAAAATCTGGCGAAAACGAAAAAAGGCGTATACCTCATTAACTGTGCCCGCGGCGGCATTATTGATGAACAAGCCTTAATTCCGTTTCTGCAAAACGGCCATGTTGCCGGGGTAGCTCTCGACGTATTCGAGCAAGAACCGCCGGGCGACCACCCGCTGTTTGCGTTTGACAATGTGATCTTCACGCCGCACCTTGGCGCTTCAACGGTCGAGGCGCAGCTGAACGTCGCCACACAAGTCGCTGAAGAAGTGCTGCAATTTTTAGAAGGAAAGCCAGTGACATCGTCTATTAATCTACCAACATTGTCAAAAGACGTGTATGAAAAAATTCAAGCATTCTACAACTTGGCGAAAAAAATGGGAACCATCGCATCACAATATATGAATATTCCTGTCCAAGAATTATCTGTTACATATGCGGGCACGGTTGCCGATTTAGAAACGACGTACATCACGCGCAGCTTGCTCGCTGGATTTTTGCGGCCTCGCGTCGCTTCGACGGTCAACGAAGTGAACGCGGCGATGATCGCAAAAGAACGCGGCATTACGTACGGGGAAAAATTTTCTGACGAAACATACGGTTACGCCAACTGCCTCTCTCTTACCGTGCATGGGGAAAACAAAACATTTACGATCAAAGGCACACATATTCCAAACTATGGCGACCGCATTGTCCATTTCGACGGATTTACGATCGATTTCGCTCCTGAAGGGCATCTTCTTTACATCCAGCACCAAGATCGTCCGGGAATGATCGGAAAAGTTGGAAATATTCTCGGCGAACACCAAATAAACATCGCCACAATGCAAGTCGGACGCCAGCAAGCTGGCGGAAAAGCAATTATGATGCTTTCGCTAGACAAACCGATTGATGATGCCTTGCTTCAAAAATTAACAGAAATTGAGGACATCGAAACAGTAAAAAGAGTGGAAGTGTAA
- a CDS encoding S-layer homology domain-containing protein, whose amino-acid sequence MRKFYSFILVFSLLVSIVFPGVVTEAKSKFKDVPEDFWAKAEIEFLSSKGIIKGYNDGTFKPNEPVKRVQAAIMITRALGLNTSNRPNPGFKDIKNLDKEAYNAIAAVVDEGIFPKGTYFNPHKPLTRGDMAIALLEAYDLKGEYTGYVWDVDKNTKTFRAVNALAANGITKIYEDGTFKPNNSVTRAQFSVFFARTIDKSFAVNARLNPAPLGKTVIGQKSKDYINGQLKYELQLIDVILDGDQAWQMIQAENMFNEPAPAGMKYILAKFKIKALQVQQGSFYVSNIDFEAVSKSGTIYKYAPVVTPSPEFGAELYTGGENAGWVAFLINENDQPTIVWHRGEPDELWFTLD is encoded by the coding sequence ATGAGGAAGTTTTATAGTTTTATTCTTGTTTTTTCTTTACTGGTTTCAATAGTTTTTCCAGGGGTTGTAACGGAAGCTAAATCAAAGTTTAAAGACGTTCCAGAAGATTTTTGGGCAAAAGCAGAGATTGAGTTTTTAAGCAGCAAAGGGATTATCAAAGGGTATAACGATGGCACATTTAAGCCAAACGAACCCGTCAAACGAGTGCAAGCAGCGATAATGATCACGAGAGCATTAGGTTTAAATACGTCTAATCGTCCGAATCCAGGTTTTAAAGATATTAAAAATCTGGATAAGGAAGCATATAATGCGATTGCCGCTGTTGTCGATGAAGGAATTTTTCCGAAAGGCACATATTTTAATCCGCATAAACCGTTAACGCGCGGAGATATGGCAATTGCGTTGCTTGAAGCTTATGACTTAAAAGGAGAGTATACTGGCTATGTGTGGGATGTCGATAAAAACACAAAGACGTTCCGAGCAGTTAATGCGTTAGCCGCTAACGGAATCACAAAAATATACGAAGATGGAACGTTCAAACCGAATAACAGTGTCACAAGGGCTCAATTTTCAGTATTTTTTGCTCGGACGATAGATAAATCATTTGCGGTGAACGCCCGCCTTAATCCAGCACCTTTAGGGAAAACCGTTATTGGGCAAAAAAGCAAAGATTATATAAATGGTCAACTGAAATACGAACTTCAGCTTATTGATGTGATTTTAGATGGAGACCAAGCATGGCAAATGATTCAAGCAGAAAATATGTTTAATGAGCCAGCACCAGCCGGAATGAAGTATATTTTAGCTAAATTTAAAATAAAAGCCCTTCAAGTTCAGCAAGGTTCTTTCTATGTTAGCAATATAGATTTTGAAGCTGTCAGCAAGTCAGGAACAATATATAAATATGCTCCTGTAGTTACACCAAGCCCAGAATTTGGAGCTGAATTATACACAGGTGGGGAAAATGCAGGCTGGGTTGCTTTCTTAATAAATGAAAACGATCAACCTACAATTGTTTGGCATCGAGGAGAACCAGACGAACTTTGGTTTACTCTTGACTAA
- a CDS encoding histidinol-phosphatase produces MLTDYHNHLERGTLTLDYLRKFTDEAARKGIQHFGISEHAYHFYQTKNILSNPWVDERRYYDMADYVQLFHEAWDAGIDVKMSIEMDYTPGKHKEMAEFIQSYDFDYVIGSIHWVDDFGIDLAEYRKEWERRDLYDTYRKYFDQVVTLAESNLFDIIGHIDLVKIFKYVPEDEEFLLEQYDRATTALANSKTCVEISTAGLRKPVGELYPDKRLLQMCYDKGIPIVLSSDAHVPEHVGADYDKAVALAKSVGYTEIMTFEKGERKAVPLG; encoded by the coding sequence TTGTTAACAGACTATCATAATCATTTGGAGCGCGGAACGCTGACGCTCGACTATTTGCGCAAATTTACCGATGAAGCGGCGCGCAAAGGAATTCAACATTTCGGCATCTCCGAACATGCCTATCATTTTTACCAAACGAAAAATATTTTGTCGAATCCATGGGTGGACGAACGCCGCTATTATGACATGGCAGATTATGTCCAGCTTTTCCATGAAGCGTGGGATGCCGGAATTGATGTGAAAATGTCCATCGAAATGGATTACACGCCGGGAAAACATAAAGAGATGGCGGAATTTATTCAGTCATACGATTTTGATTATGTGATTGGCTCCATTCACTGGGTGGATGATTTCGGCATTGATTTGGCGGAATATCGGAAAGAATGGGAGCGCCGTGATTTATATGATACATACCGCAAATATTTTGACCAAGTCGTCACCTTAGCCGAATCGAACTTATTTGATATTATCGGCCATATCGATCTAGTCAAAATTTTTAAATATGTTCCAGAGGATGAAGAATTTTTATTAGAGCAATATGACCGCGCCACAACAGCGCTTGCCAATTCAAAAACGTGTGTGGAAATTAGCACCGCCGGATTGCGCAAACCGGTTGGCGAGCTTTACCCGGATAAACGGTTATTGCAAATGTGCTATGATAAAGGGATTCCAATTGTCCTTTCCTCCGACGCGCACGTTCCTGAACATGTTGGAGCGGATTATGACAAAGCGGTTGCGCTAGCGAAAAGCGTCGGTTACACGGAGATCATGACATTTGAAAAAGGCGAAAGAAAAGCAGTTCCGCTTGGATGA